A window from Leptothermofonsia sichuanensis E412 encodes these proteins:
- a CDS encoding helix-turn-helix transcriptional regulator, whose amino-acid sequence MTISLSQDDYWSLVCSSELSVPPLDSFDVIWQYPEALGQGYFRETYLRDGLELAIADYQSHDDIITESCDRNHPLEYTFDLSPQNHNLSEAPSYAFFGSGMACNERRQQIAHQPIRWVSVHIEPVVFESYAGTPNDPIPPTLQHLIRDPNQEFYGRSGQATAAMQIILQQICQCPYQGFTKRLFLESKVWELMALILEQELEYQQEKPLVAKLKPDDVDRLHQAKAILQQNLDQPPSLAQLARQVGLNECTLKQGFRRVFDTTVFGYVRQCRMERARLLLMQGQMSVHEAAQAVGYASQSRFANAFRKAFGVNPKTFSSQPWH is encoded by the coding sequence ATGACGATTTCCCTTTCTCAGGATGACTACTGGTCACTAGTGTGCAGTTCTGAATTGAGTGTGCCACCGCTGGATTCATTCGACGTTATTTGGCAATACCCAGAGGCGTTGGGGCAAGGATATTTTCGAGAAACATATCTGCGGGATGGGTTGGAACTGGCGATCGCCGATTACCAATCTCATGACGATATCATCACCGAATCGTGCGATCGTAACCATCCCCTGGAATACACCTTTGATCTTTCTCCGCAAAACCACAACTTGTCTGAGGCACCCTCCTATGCTTTTTTTGGCAGTGGCATGGCTTGTAACGAACGAAGACAACAAATCGCCCACCAGCCGATTCGATGGGTCAGTGTTCATATCGAACCAGTCGTGTTTGAGTCTTATGCTGGCACCCCAAACGACCCTATTCCTCCGACCTTACAACACCTGATTCGAGATCCCAATCAAGAATTTTATGGACGCTCCGGACAGGCAACAGCCGCCATGCAAATCATCTTGCAGCAGATTTGCCAATGTCCCTACCAGGGATTCACCAAACGCCTGTTTTTGGAAAGCAAAGTGTGGGAACTGATGGCACTGATCTTGGAACAAGAATTGGAGTATCAGCAGGAGAAGCCACTGGTTGCCAAGTTGAAGCCGGATGATGTCGATCGACTGCATCAGGCAAAAGCCATTTTGCAGCAGAATTTGGATCAGCCCCCCTCCTTGGCTCAACTGGCGCGTCAGGTGGGGCTAAATGAATGCACGTTGAAGCAAGGGTTTCGCCGCGTTTTTGATACCACCGTATTCGGTTATGTCCGTCAATGTCGGATGGAACGAGCAAGATTGCTGTTGATGCAGGGACAGATGAGTGTGCATGAGGCGGCGCAAGCGGTGGGATATGCCAGCCAGAGTCGGTTTGCCAATGCGTTTCGCAAGGCATTTGGTGTGAACCCGAAGACGTTTTCTAGCCAACCCTGGCACTAA
- a CDS encoding Uma2 family endonuclease, with amino-acid sequence MMTSSTEQLNSKAQHLPPLENGDRLTRAEFERRYKAMPHVKKAELLEGMVYMASPLRIKSHGEPHGDLVAWLGTYKAFTPGVVLGIEPTVRLDLENEPQPDVVLLVPGRQATIGADDYIEGAPELVVEVAASSVAIDLHDKKRAYRRNQVQEYIVWRTLDRQLDWFVLEADDYVNQQPDVQGVVRSKVFPGLWLAVSALLSGEMTTVLSVLQQGLNSSEHQAFVQQLSG; translated from the coding sequence ATGATGACTTCCTCGACTGAGCAACTCAACTCAAAAGCCCAGCATCTTCCGCCATTAGAGAATGGCGATCGCTTGACTCGTGCTGAGTTTGAGCGGCGTTATAAAGCGATGCCGCATGTGAAGAAAGCTGAACTGCTTGAGGGAATGGTTTATATGGCATCGCCGCTGAGAATTAAAAGTCATGGGGAACCGCACGGAGATTTAGTAGCCTGGCTGGGAACCTACAAAGCTTTCACTCCAGGCGTAGTTTTGGGCATTGAACCGACCGTGCGCCTGGATCTGGAGAATGAACCCCAACCCGATGTGGTGTTGCTGGTGCCCGGTAGACAGGCAACCATCGGTGCAGATGACTATATTGAAGGGGCACCGGAACTCGTGGTGGAAGTGGCGGCGAGTAGTGTGGCGATCGACCTGCATGATAAGAAACGGGCCTATCGGCGCAATCAGGTGCAGGAGTACATTGTTTGGCGAACATTAGATCGTCAGTTGGATTGGTTTGTGCTGGAGGCGGATGACTATGTGAATCAGCAACCGGATGTTCAGGGTGTAGTTCGCAGCAAAGTCTTTCCCGGTTTGTGGTTGGCGGTGTCAGCACTGTTGTCAGGCGAGATGACAACGGTGTTATCGGTGTTGCAGCAGGGATTAAATTCATCGGAGCATCAGGCATTTGTGCAGCAGTTGAGTGGTTAA
- a CDS encoding BrnT family toxin, translating to MKFTWDENKRQSNLGKHGFDFADAALVFEGATFTFEDDRYSYSEQRFITLGLLHDKVVVIAHTEVGDEVRVISMREGTKREQIIFFQSLSN from the coding sequence ATGAAGTTTACTTGGGATGAAAACAAGCGGCAGTCAAACTTGGGTAAGCATGGATTTGATTTTGCAGATGCTGCTTTGGTTTTTGAAGGAGCAACATTCACGTTTGAGGATGATCGCTACTCATACAGTGAGCAACGCTTTATTACTTTGGGATTGCTACACGATAAAGTAGTAGTAATTGCCCATACAGAAGTTGGGGATGAAGTTCGTGTCATTTCAATGAGAGAGGGAACTAAACGTGAGCAAATCATTTTCTTCCAGAGCCTCTCAAACTGA
- a CDS encoding BrnA antitoxin family protein, with protein sequence MQDEDIDLSDIPEVTEAQMRKAVLRVGGEPVERNQRHVALVLDASVVEYFEAKAGEQGYRALMNQVLAEYVHLKKVEPRS encoded by the coding sequence ATGCAAGATGAGGATATCGATTTGTCTGATATTCCCGAGGTAACCGAAGCCCAGATGAGGAAAGCTGTGCTTCGGGTTGGTGGAGAACCGGTTGAACGAAATCAGCGTCATGTTGCTCTCGTACTGGATGCTTCTGTCGTGGAATATTTTGAGGCAAAGGCGGGGGAACAGGGCTATCGAGCGCTGATGAATCAAGTATTGGCAGAGTATGTTCATCTCAAAAAAGTAGAGCCTCGAAGTTAG
- a CDS encoding PepSY-associated TM helix domain-containing protein, with amino-acid sequence MPSLQRLKSLKRPKLRSLFFQTHRWLGLTAGILLCIAGLTGSILVFWHEIDRLVIAQRLGHLIPTGEALPIATIADTVKATYATKGLTLSSINLSDHANQPYSVWVHSPEEHYWWQVFVNPYTGQVMGDREWESSWVGIIYGLHYKLLAGEVGTLVMGIVALLTLVLSITGIVLWPGWRKLIAGFKIKWKQAHIKRTSFDLHKVAGIVTAIFLTFIGFTGFAWNVPQAKVTEAIHAVTLTPQPPDPISKPIPGRQPLTYADLIQRADAVISNATTTYVSFPEKPEDPFRVGKRQAQETDKWGNTRIYLDQFTGEVIRFQDGLKPTRAEAITNQFGSVHFGTFWGIPSRILYVLVGLTPSVLFITGFIMWWYRKRKDTGDRTDEPIPIQSH; translated from the coding sequence ATGCCATCACTCCAACGCCTCAAATCACTGAAACGCCCCAAACTGCGATCGCTGTTTTTCCAGACCCATCGCTGGTTGGGGCTAACCGCAGGTATTCTCCTGTGCATTGCCGGACTAACCGGCAGCATTCTGGTCTTCTGGCACGAGATCGATCGCCTGGTCATTGCCCAGCGATTGGGGCATCTCATTCCCACTGGAGAGGCTTTACCCATTGCCACGATCGCCGACACGGTAAAAGCCACCTATGCCACTAAAGGTCTGACTCTGAGCAGCATTAATTTATCAGACCATGCCAATCAGCCCTATTCTGTGTGGGTCCACTCGCCAGAAGAGCACTACTGGTGGCAGGTGTTTGTCAATCCATATACGGGGCAGGTGATGGGCGATCGCGAGTGGGAAAGCAGTTGGGTTGGCATAATCTATGGTCTGCACTACAAACTGCTGGCGGGTGAGGTGGGCACCCTGGTGATGGGGATAGTTGCCCTGCTGACGCTGGTCTTGAGTATTACCGGAATTGTCCTGTGGCCCGGTTGGCGTAAGCTCATTGCTGGGTTCAAAATCAAGTGGAAACAGGCCCATATCAAACGTACCAGTTTTGACCTTCACAAGGTGGCAGGCATTGTTACTGCCATCTTTCTGACATTCATTGGTTTCACCGGGTTTGCCTGGAATGTGCCCCAGGCAAAGGTGACCGAAGCCATTCATGCCGTTACCCTCACCCCTCAGCCGCCTGACCCCATTTCCAAACCCATTCCAGGCAGGCAACCGCTGACCTATGCCGACTTAATCCAACGGGCAGATGCGGTAATTTCCAATGCCACCACCACCTATGTGTCCTTTCCTGAAAAGCCCGAAGACCCTTTCCGCGTGGGCAAACGACAGGCGCAGGAAACGGATAAATGGGGCAATACGCGCATCTATCTGGATCAATTCACTGGTGAGGTGATCCGATTTCAGGATGGACTCAAACCGACCCGGGCAGAAGCAATTACGAATCAGTTTGGATCGGTGCATTTTGGCACCTTCTGGGGAATTCCGTCGCGGATTCTCTATGTATTGGTGGGTTTGACCCCATCGGTTTTGTTCATCACTGGATTCATCATGTGGTGGTATCGCAAGCGCAAGGACACGGGCGATCGCACAGATGAGCCAATTCCAATTCAATCGCACTGA
- a CDS encoding BrnT family toxin — MEFEFDPHKSQLNQEKHGIDFWEAQQLWADVNRIEIPARTEDEVRFLVIGKIISKHWSAVITYREGRVRVISVRRSRPEEIEIYESNSI, encoded by the coding sequence ATGGAATTTGAGTTTGATCCGCACAAAAGTCAGTTGAATCAGGAAAAGCATGGCATCGATTTTTGGGAGGCTCAGCAACTGTGGGCAGACGTAAATCGAATTGAAATTCCTGCTCGCACAGAGGATGAAGTGCGCTTTTTGGTAATTGGTAAGATCATAAGTAAACATTGGTCAGCGGTGATTACTTATCGAGAGGGTAGAGTTCGAGTTATATCTGTGCGACGATCACGACCAGAGGAGATTGAGATTTATGAAAGCAACAGCATTTGA
- the brnA gene encoding type II toxin-antitoxin system BrnA family antitoxin: MKATAFDQRFDQGDDVSELLDLSAARRPGYESQTVAIDFPEWMLNGLDREARRLGVSRDALVKVWLAERLEQLPLTS; the protein is encoded by the coding sequence ATGAAAGCAACAGCATTTGACCAGCGGTTTGACCAGGGTGATGATGTGAGCGAGTTACTGGATTTGTCTGCGGCTCGTCGTCCTGGGTATGAGTCTCAAACGGTGGCGATCGACTTTCCTGAGTGGATGCTGAATGGGCTGGATCGCGAAGCTAGACGGTTGGGGGTAAGTCGTGATGCTTTGGTAAAAGTTTGGTTAGCGGAACGGCTGGAACAATTGCCTCTGACCTCCTGA
- a CDS encoding TonB-dependent siderophore receptor → MNRWHLVLGGAIAGALLVSTSPQEVNAEDGEPQGRGSKQEATSPIPRRKELPHSAKTVREWLAQVREAEVQNSVRVLDVRVTPTGNELEITLETENGKPLLIDATQFRTEGNSLVADIPNAVLALPDGQEFSTDNPTEGITSVRVTQINPSNIRVTVTGNNALPTQEVTLRTGDLVYSLKPEGDAPDEEIVVTGERQRGYFVPDATTGSRTDTPIRDLPFSVQVVPLELLQDRQVQRVNEALRTIAGVTPGQSSQSAFEEYTIRGFSSGFSGGNILRNGLRDATNTSGIALPNIEQIEVLKGPAGALFSQGSPGGTVNIITKKPLANARYSLEGLIGNFDTYRGSLDFTGPLNDAKTLLYRLTAGAYSSGTFIDFFDRRNYAIAPVLTWQIGEATKLTFEGEYTISQQPNDRGLPAKGTVLPNVNGTLPRNRFIGEPDDQLDKNDRYALRLGYTLEHQFSPDLKLRNTFRATRLRTPQNSLFPQALLDDERTLERELVVADDQFQDNYTLDTNIVGTFKTGTIAHKVLFGVDLNRNIYGGRGIQFALSPIDLFNPVYNQSEKTLIAEFPSEPITSDLLGIYLQDQIDLLPNLKLLLGGRFDIVSQKIDFADGSESFQQDEAFSPRIGLVYQPTDWLSFYASYSRSFLQNVGSTFERTLFKPERGTQYEVGVKADWLNRKLSTTLAFYQITRSNVLTSDPANPNFSIQTGEQRSRGIELDIAGEILPGWKIAGGYAYTNARITADTTFEVGNRLNNVPEHAFSLWTTYEVQTGSLKGIGGGLGLFYVGQREGDLGNTFQIPGYVRTDLSLFYRRDNLRIGLNIENLLDARYFEASESDLRVFYGAPFTVKGTISYSF, encoded by the coding sequence GATGGCATTTGGTGTTAGGAGGGGCGATCGCGGGGGCACTTTTAGTCAGCACCTCACCCCAGGAAGTGAATGCTGAGGATGGAGAACCTCAGGGGCGCGGCAGTAAACAGGAAGCCACTTCTCCTATCCCCCGCAGGAAAGAACTTCCGCACTCTGCAAAGACGGTTAGGGAATGGCTGGCTCAGGTTAGAGAGGCAGAAGTTCAAAATTCTGTCAGAGTTTTAGACGTGAGGGTCACGCCTACCGGAAATGAATTAGAAATTACGTTAGAAACCGAGAATGGCAAGCCTTTACTGATCGATGCCACCCAATTCCGGACTGAAGGCAATAGCCTAGTTGCAGACATTCCCAATGCTGTGCTGGCTTTGCCTGATGGTCAGGAATTCAGCACCGACAACCCAACAGAGGGTATTACCAGTGTTCGCGTCACGCAAATCAATCCATCCAATATTCGCGTCACGGTTACAGGCAATAATGCTCTACCCACTCAAGAAGTCACATTGAGAACGGGAGATCTGGTATATAGCCTCAAACCGGAGGGAGACGCACCCGATGAGGAAATTGTGGTGACAGGTGAGAGGCAACGGGGTTATTTCGTTCCTGATGCGACTACTGGCAGTAGAACCGATACCCCAATCCGAGATCTTCCCTTTTCAGTCCAGGTTGTTCCTCTAGAACTACTTCAAGACCGGCAAGTGCAGAGAGTAAATGAAGCCCTCCGAACGATCGCCGGAGTTACTCCGGGTCAGTCATCTCAATCTGCTTTTGAGGAATATACCATTCGAGGATTTTCTAGTGGTTTTTCAGGCGGCAATATTCTGCGTAATGGTTTAAGGGATGCTACCAATACCTCTGGAATTGCTCTCCCCAATATTGAGCAAATTGAAGTATTGAAAGGACCAGCGGGGGCTTTGTTTAGCCAGGGGAGTCCCGGTGGGACAGTGAATATCATTACTAAGAAACCCCTAGCGAATGCTCGCTATAGCCTGGAAGGTTTGATTGGTAATTTTGATACGTATCGTGGTTCATTGGATTTCACAGGACCACTGAACGATGCTAAAACGCTGCTCTATCGGTTGACAGCAGGCGCTTATTCCAGTGGAACTTTTATTGATTTCTTTGATCGCCGCAATTACGCGATCGCCCCTGTCCTGACCTGGCAAATTGGTGAAGCAACCAAACTGACATTTGAAGGGGAATACACGATTTCCCAGCAACCTAACGATCGAGGTTTACCTGCCAAAGGTACTGTGCTTCCGAATGTTAATGGAACTCTGCCGCGCAATCGGTTTATTGGCGAACCTGATGACCAGCTTGATAAAAACGATCGCTATGCCCTTCGCCTGGGTTACACATTGGAACATCAATTTAGCCCTGATTTAAAATTGCGAAATACCTTTCGTGCCACCCGTCTGCGCACCCCTCAAAATTCCCTCTTTCCACAAGCTTTGCTGGATGATGAACGGACGCTGGAGAGAGAGCTGGTTGTCGCAGATGATCAGTTTCAGGACAATTACACCCTGGATACCAATATCGTAGGCACATTTAAGACTGGAACCATTGCACATAAGGTCTTGTTTGGGGTTGATCTGAATCGTAATATTTACGGGGGGAGGGGAATTCAGTTTGCTCTTAGTCCGATTGATTTGTTCAATCCTGTGTATAACCAATCTGAGAAAACCTTGATTGCAGAATTTCCGAGCGAACCCATTACTTCAGACTTGTTGGGTATTTATTTGCAGGATCAGATTGATCTGTTGCCAAACTTGAAATTATTGCTGGGAGGGCGGTTTGACATTGTCAGTCAAAAGATTGACTTTGCTGATGGTTCTGAATCTTTTCAACAGGATGAAGCGTTTAGTCCTCGGATTGGATTGGTCTATCAGCCAACGGATTGGCTCTCGTTTTATGCCAGCTACAGTCGTTCCTTTTTGCAGAATGTCGGCTCCACATTTGAACGGACGCTCTTTAAGCCAGAGCGCGGTACCCAATATGAAGTCGGCGTTAAAGCAGACTGGCTTAATCGCAAATTATCCACTACGCTGGCGTTTTATCAAATTACCCGGTCTAACGTGTTAACTTCTGACCCAGCAAATCCTAACTTTTCAATTCAAACAGGGGAACAGAGAAGTCGGGGAATTGAACTTGATATTGCCGGTGAAATCTTACCAGGCTGGAAAATTGCTGGTGGCTATGCCTACACCAATGCACGCATCACAGCGGACACCACCTTTGAGGTTGGAAATCGACTCAATAATGTACCGGAGCATGCATTCAGTCTGTGGACCACTTATGAAGTTCAAACAGGGTCACTCAAGGGGATAGGTGGCGGACTTGGGCTATTCTATGTTGGCCAGCGAGAGGGAGATTTAGGGAACACTTTTCAGATTCCAGGTTATGTTCGCACCGATTTATCGTTGTTTTATCGTCGAGACAATTTGCGCATCGGATTAAACATCGAAAATTTGTTGGATGCTCGGTATTTTGAAGCCTCAGAAAGTGATCTGCGCGTGTTTTATGGTGCGCCCTTTACAGTCAAAGGCACAATTTCGTATAGCTTTTAA